From the Drosophila willistoni isolate 14030-0811.24 chromosome 2L unlocalized genomic scaffold, UCI_dwil_1.1 Seg168, whole genome shotgun sequence genome, the window TTAAGAGAAATTGTACTTAGAACAGAAATCACCGAAATCCTTTTGCAGACAAAAACCACTATGTCGAAAATGGTTTGTGCTTCACCGAAGACCATATTGCGGTGCATAAGTTATTCTTGTACAACATCCCGGATAATCTAACGATGGAAGAGTTGCATAAACATTTCAGTTTGTTTGGACGTGTCATAAGTGTTCAGATTTTTGAGAAATTTGAGAATATTTCGTTACCCGAAATGGATCATTTTGTCGTAGGTCGGGCCGAATCGATAGAAACCTTTTTGCACAAAACATTCCAGAAAACCGGCTGCGTTTTGTTTAAAAGTTCGATCGATGCAGCCAAAGCCTTGGCCACGTCGCATCATCAAGTGCAGGGATACGAAATCGAAGTCCTTGCCAGCGATAGTTGGAATCAACCTGATCCACAATCTAGCGTCGTTAGTTCGGAGGAGgcacacattttcaaaatccCGGACGATTGCCTATCAATGATTCTAAAAATGCTGCCATTTGTCGATCAAATGCATTTTCGACGAGCTTGCGAACGCTTTCAAAGTGTTTACGACTTAAGTGTACGATCAATGCACAAGTCGATCGATTTTACAATATTTGAGAAATTAACCCTTTGGGATATACGTGACTTTTTTTGTTATTCCGGGCATTATGTTGAACGTATTTGTGCCAAAGAGATATTTATGTCAGTACGGAACGAACGCATTTTTAGCTACTTGGGAATGAATTGCATCAACTTGAAGTCAATGAAGCTTAAAGACGTCTTATTAAGTACAAAAACTctgtttgaaatattttccaatATCAATAAGTTGGAAGTTCTAGAATTGGATATGTGTTACCTGACTGATGGAGATCTGTTGGCTTTCAAGAATTTAAAGTATCTCAAAGAACTAAGCCTTGCCGAAAATCGTATAGTCGGGACCAATTTAATGAGACTCCCCAACACCATTGAAAAGCTGAATCTTGCTTTTTGTGAAGAAATCAAATTAGAGAATCTAATTTCAATGTGCGAGGCTTTGCCAAACTTGAAAGAGCTATGCATTTGCAAAATACCTACCGATTTTCCACGAAAAACCCGCTGTCCTTTACTAGAGACATTGCGTACGGACATTTCTAACGAGTCCCAATGTGAAGAAATAGCCAAACTGCCCAAACTAAAGAGTATTTCCATTGGTTGCGTAGCAAAAATTGATAtgtttaacaaattgtttgaTCAGCTGGTCGTCTATAAATCGGAACAATTGGAAGAAATAGAAGTTGCTTCTGCCCGTCTATTAACTAAGCAGATGCTTGTGAAAATCGCTAAATTGAGTGGATTGAAAAAACTGACATTACCTGACGCAGTGAGCATTGATGATGTTGTCATGCGCGAATTTACGAAGCTAAGCAACCTGGAGTGCATCAATCTAAAAAACTGCATGCAAATTAGTAACGATAAAATGCTAAATCTGGTCTTTGGCTGTCCGAAGTTACGGGAACTGCGTCTTGACTATTGCCCAATAATAACAGAACAATTAGTCCACGAAATTATCAGGAGGATGCGAAAGTGCTCTAAAAACAAGGAGCGCAAGTttcccataaaaatttatgggcgtgaaacaaatattaatgTCCAATATTGTAACTTAATAGCTACTGCTAAGGATATCGTCAAGGTGTTCACGGAGTTTAATACGAAATGGATACTTAACCCATTTGGCATAATTGAACCAtctatttaaattgaattttttgaaaagattTATACTTAACCGTTTGCAGTGGCAGTCAagccctttttttttcttgttcttaCACTAACAACTTTTGTATTTTAAAGtaataaaaattatgatttCATTGTAAACTATTTAGatcttttgttttaaatgtcCAAATCCAAATCTCTCTACGATGGAGGCATAAATATATTGCAGAAACTTTTAGAATAAAcactaaaaatattaaagttttctcaaaatcaaattgaaactAGAATAGAGTGTGTTTTTAATGGATGTTTAACGAAGAGGTTTAAAAATCGATGTTATCCCTTTGATATTTTAGTATTTTATTGTAACTCCTTAAGCTTTCTTTTAGTTCCTTAAAGATAAATGTCTTATTATTTGCTTCTATATGTTAATTATAGAATCGTTTGATctaaataaatcaaaagttACATACATATCAATGAGAAACTTTctaaaaatgagaaaaacaaaagtttaccCTCATGTAGGGAAAAGTTAATCTAAACATACTGATTATGCGTAGATTTTGTAAGAAAATATCTTCTGCTTGGGAAAAGCTTTCTGATTGAAACCAACCAGCCCCTAAACCTTTAATAGTTTTTTCTTGCCATGGCAAAAACAAGAGGGGAGGTCTTCAGTTGAGTTCAACAACCTCATGAGCCGAGCAGAAGAGACCCAAAGGAATAGTCGAACGGTAGCTGATGGGGCGCCACATATGAGTATGTTGGGGCGGAAAACAATAAACCTAGGCATAAGATTTACTAATAACAATGATATAAGACATTTGCGCAAATGAGTATACAATAAAGCTAATGAAAAATTATGGACGTTAGCAAAGTCTTTGGGAGGGAGCTGCTGGGAGATTGAGGCAAAAGTGACGTAATctagaaatatatacataaattttcTATGATACGGACCAGATATATAATTCATTTCTTTATTATAGGCTGAAAGCAATGCATCAATTTGTTTATCGACATTTAAAGAATTTCTAATGGCCAAGCAAATAGTCGTATTTCAAATTgacaatttgattaaattgcACATAGAGATAGTAAAATACATTTTCATACATTTCGAAAGGTGGGCGAACAAATTTTAATGGCCAGGCAACAATTTATGTTATCATTTGAAATGGAATTTCGAAATTCTTAATGTTTATTACCTGTAGATATTGAGCAActaaaaaacttttctttttttttttatttggtttggCCGAAACAACTTAATGGGCTATTAAGGTGTGACTGAAATCGTATTTCACTTAcgatttaaattcaattcaattaaaatgtcTACCTGCTTTATGGCCACCCCCAAAAAAGGGGGCAAAGGGCTGACCCTAAGGtcaatgaaaataaatgaaattgcgtcccaaaaacaagaaaaaaagaaattgtcaCAGTCGTAAAGCTGATAATACCCTGTAATACAATGTAAACGGATCGAGTTTACCCTTTAACTTTTTAGACAAAAGAACCGAAGACAAACACCAAAAAAGTAAGTAAGACATCGGTACACCATGccccattttaaaatataaaatgatataaatttaattgtaaggctaaatgtgtatataaaattCTGTTTAACCCTCCGATGCCCACCTTGGTTTGGCTAGACCCTTACACAAAATGCATAAAAGCAAATCGAATATAATGCATTTTGACTACTTTACCTATTTCTCTCTACTTttcattgaaaaatatatatgttgaCCATCTTTTATGGTTAATTGG encodes:
- the LOC124459851 gene encoding uncharacterized protein LOC124459851: MSNIYDKNHYVENGLCFTEDHIAVHKLFLYNIPDNLTMEELHKHFSLFGRVISVQIFEKFENISLPEMDHFVVGRAESIETFLHKTFQKTGCVLFKSSIDAAKALATSHHQVQGYEIEVLASDSWNQPDPQSSVVSSEEAHIFKIPDDCLSMILKMLPFVDQMHFRRACERFQSVYDLSVRSMHKSIDFTIFEKLTLWDIRDFFCYSGHYVERICAKEIFMSVRNERIFSYLGMNCINLKSMKLKDVLLSTKTLFEIFSNINKLEVLELDMCYLTDGDLLAFKNLKYLKELSLAENRIVGTNLMRLPNTIEKLNLAFCEEIKLENLISMCEALPNLKELCICKIPTDFPRKTRCPLLETLRTDISNESQCEEIAKLPKLKSISIGCVAKIDMFNKLFDQLVVYKSEQLEEIEVASARLLTKQMLVKIAKLSGLKKLTLPDAVSIDDVVMREFTKLSNLECINLKNCMQISNDKMLNLVFGCPKLRELRLDYCPIITEQLVHEIIRRMRKCSKNKERKFPIKIYGRETNINVQYCNLIATAKDIVKVFTEFNTKWILNPFGIIEPSI